A window of the Xiashengella succiniciproducens genome harbors these coding sequences:
- a CDS encoding HD domain-containing protein gives MSRDAVIQVIDKYYPRDREARHILLTHSRLVADKALSIARNRPELQVDMELLEQGAMVHDIGIIFTKAPDIDCHGEEPYIKHGLIGGQLLRENGLDRLAPMAENHTGTGITRQDIQAQALPLPAQDFIPRTIEEQILAFADKFYSKGRDLTREKSLEEIRRELDRHGKRQVEQFDTWCSLFI, from the coding sequence ATGAGCAGGGATGCTGTAATTCAGGTTATTGACAAATACTATCCCAGGGACAGAGAAGCCAGACACATACTTCTTACCCACAGTCGTCTGGTGGCAGACAAGGCTTTATCGATTGCAAGGAATAGGCCGGAGCTACAGGTGGACATGGAACTGTTGGAACAGGGTGCAATGGTACACGACATAGGTATAATCTTTACCAAGGCTCCGGATATTGACTGTCATGGAGAGGAACCTTATATAAAACACGGTCTGATAGGAGGACAACTACTACGGGAAAACGGATTGGATCGACTGGCACCCATGGCGGAAAACCATACAGGAACAGGAATAACCCGGCAGGACATACAAGCACAGGCTCTGCCACTGCCTGCCCAGGATTTTATTCCCAGAACTATTGAAGAACAGATACTGGCCTTTGCCGATAAATTTTACTCAAAAGGGCGTGACCTAACGAGAGAGAAGAGTCTGGAGGAAATAAGAAGAGAACTTGACAGACACGGCAAACGGCAGGTTGAACAATTTGATACCTGGTGCTCCCTGTTTATATAA
- a CDS encoding alkaline phosphatase family protein: MPGLIRMMCTVLCILLLLSGNLLRGQLPEAPRLILFVVVDELSEDQLLLIQPKLSNKGIIRLSRDGMRFMGAYSSDLSAYPGTRITSLYTGCTPSCHGVVGERWLDRKTGRFVNANEGPANYQTAALNSMARGLGDYLKNFYGPGSLSAVVGVDQPWMLHATGYNCDYLLYWDNIFKHIRDYANSANESLWLDQLNDKRKGLQALSPATANQLAFDATVALLESTDFGRDNIPDLLSVGFNTGSLEDEYELLTPLKESTIMQIDALMAGLLDVLDENIGKNNYLAIFTSARTPAAATGTHGRKGQNTGTVDLGKTLALLNFYYMARYGQGKWALEINDNNLYLDRQLIESKGMDVTTMQEEAAVFLMEVTGVDRALPLNDLLFKLEEGSLWDKNLFPSRTGDVLIRLQPGWHGKLSTNGSRTFGNSGNSPLPLIVSGWHSDKGAWIEPFEHRHLVPLLLKQLGIVHPNILEAPEAVIFKKK, encoded by the coding sequence ATGCCTGGATTGATACGTATGATGTGCACGGTGCTATGCATCCTGCTATTGCTGTCCGGCAATCTACTGCGGGGACAGCTTCCTGAGGCACCGCGTTTGATTCTTTTTGTGGTAGTTGATGAACTGAGTGAGGATCAGTTACTCCTGATACAACCTAAGCTCAGCAACAAGGGTATTATAAGGCTTTCCCGTGACGGAATGCGCTTTATGGGCGCTTATTCTTCCGACCTGTCGGCCTATCCCGGCACAAGGATTACAAGCCTTTACACAGGTTGCACTCCCTCATGCCATGGGGTGGTAGGTGAAAGATGGCTGGACCGTAAGACCGGTCGCTTTGTCAATGCAAACGAAGGACCTGCCAACTACCAGACTGCAGCCCTGAATAGCATGGCCAGAGGCCTTGGTGACTACCTCAAAAATTTCTATGGCCCGGGATCTCTATCTGCTGTAGTCGGGGTTGACCAGCCATGGATGCTTCATGCAACAGGATACAACTGCGATTATCTCCTTTACTGGGACAATATATTCAAGCACATAAGGGATTATGCAAATAGTGCAAATGAAAGCCTGTGGCTGGACCAGCTAAACGATAAGCGCAAGGGCCTCCAGGCCCTTTCGCCAGCAACGGCCAACCAGCTTGCGTTTGATGCAACTGTCGCCCTTTTAGAATCAACTGACTTTGGAAGGGATAATATTCCTGATCTGCTATCTGTTGGGTTTAACACAGGAAGCCTTGAGGATGAGTACGAACTGCTTACACCCTTAAAGGAGTCCACTATAATGCAGATCGATGCTCTGATGGCAGGGCTGCTTGATGTACTTGACGAAAATATTGGTAAAAACAACTATCTGGCAATCTTCACTTCTGCACGTACCCCAGCAGCAGCAACAGGGACTCATGGTAGAAAGGGACAAAATACCGGCACTGTAGATCTTGGTAAGACATTAGCTCTGCTCAACTTTTACTATATGGCCAGGTACGGTCAGGGCAAATGGGCCCTCGAGATAAATGACAATAACCTGTATCTGGACAGGCAGCTGATCGAAAGTAAAGGTATGGATGTCACTACAATGCAGGAAGAGGCGGCTGTATTCTTAATGGAAGTGACAGGTGTTGACAGAGCTTTGCCACTCAATGACTTGCTTTTCAAACTTGAGGAAGGAAGCCTTTGGGATAAGAACCTTTTTCCAAGCCGTACGGGAGATGTATTGATACGTCTGCAACCTGGATGGCATGGCAAGTTGAGCACCAATGGCAGCAGGACTTTTGGAAACAGCGGTAACAGTCCCCTACCTCTGATAGTATCAGGCTGGCATAGCGATAAAGGGGCATGGATAGAACCATTCGAGCACAGGCATCTGGTTCCCCTGCTCCTCAAACAATTGGGCATTGTTCATCCCAATATTCTTGAAGCACCTGAGGCAGTTATTTTTAAAAAGAAGTAG
- a CDS encoding pyridoxal phosphate-dependent aminotransferase — protein MPSISHRGTVMPASPIRRLVPFAEQAKNKGIKVFHLNIGQPDIKTPQVALEAMHSLDLNVIEYGHSAGRESYIKKLSAYYKTKGININTDQLMITTGGSEAISLAFLSCLDVGDEVIVPEPFYANYYGFASSTGVKVVPLSSDIDTSFALPSFSEIEKLITDRTRAIFICNPNNPTGYLYSREELEQLKDIVKRHDLYLLSDEVYSEFCYDGAQHISIMELEGLEDHTVMIDSVSKRYSECGLRIGMLLSRNPRIIETALKFAQARLCPPTLGQIAAEASLETPEEYFRETNVEYNKRRNFLIERLNRIPGVFSPMPKGAFYTVARLPVDDADKFCQWVLSDFSYNNQTVMMAPASGFYITPGKGTKEVRIAYVLNIDDLAAAIDILERALEAYPNRCLD, from the coding sequence ATGCCAAGTATCTCACATCGCGGTACCGTCATGCCTGCTTCTCCAATACGCAGGCTGGTTCCCTTTGCTGAACAAGCAAAAAACAAAGGAATCAAGGTATTCCACCTTAACATTGGACAACCTGATATCAAGACTCCGCAGGTTGCCCTCGAGGCGATGCACAGCCTTGACCTTAACGTGATAGAATATGGACACTCGGCGGGTAGAGAATCATACATAAAAAAACTTTCAGCATATTATAAGACCAAGGGAATAAATATCAATACAGATCAGCTGATGATTACCACAGGAGGTTCCGAGGCCATAAGCCTTGCCTTCCTTAGCTGTCTGGACGTTGGCGATGAAGTAATTGTTCCCGAGCCCTTTTATGCAAATTATTACGGATTTGCTTCATCTACTGGTGTAAAGGTTGTACCCCTCAGTTCGGATATCGACACAAGTTTTGCTCTCCCCTCATTTTCGGAGATTGAAAAGCTTATAACCGATAGGACAAGGGCGATATTTATATGTAACCCCAACAACCCAACGGGTTATTTATATTCTCGTGAGGAGTTGGAACAGCTGAAAGATATAGTAAAGCGTCATGACCTTTACCTCTTGTCAGACGAGGTATATAGTGAGTTTTGCTACGATGGAGCCCAGCACATTTCGATAATGGAACTTGAGGGGCTGGAAGACCATACAGTAATGATCGACTCAGTATCCAAAAGATACAGCGAATGCGGTCTGAGAATTGGAATGCTGCTTTCACGCAATCCACGGATTATAGAGACAGCCCTTAAGTTTGCTCAGGCCCGTCTCTGTCCTCCTACATTGGGGCAGATTGCTGCAGAGGCTTCACTTGAAACACCGGAGGAGTATTTCAGGGAAACCAACGTAGAGTACAATAAGCGTCGCAACTTCCTGATTGAAAGACTGAATCGCATACCCGGCGTATTTTCACCAATGCCCAAGGGAGCATTTTACACGGTAGCAAGACTGCCTGTTGATGATGCAGACAAGTTCTGTCAGTGGGTCCTGAGTGATTTCAGCTACAACAACCAGACTGTGATGATGGCCCCTGCAAGTGGTTTTTACATCACCCCGGGAAAGGGCACCAAGGAGGTAAGGATTGCCTACGTACTTAATATTGATGATCTGGCAGCAGCCATAGATATTCTCGAAAGAGCACTTGAAGCATACCCCAACAGATGCCTGGATTGA